A genomic region of Rhizobium sp. NXC24 contains the following coding sequences:
- a CDS encoding glutathione S-transferase family protein — MGMLVDGVWHDIWYDTKETKGHFKRAASQFRNWVTADGAPGPSGTGGFKAEASRYHLYVSLACPWAHRTLIFRKLKKLENLISVSIVDPLMLENGWEFKGRDGGTVDHLLGAKALWEVYVKADPHYSGRVTVPVLWDKQTGTIVNNESAEIIRMFNSAFDGLTGSKSDFYPMDLRSDIDALNDIVYDTVNNGVYKSGFATTQEAYEENVRRLFETLDMLDKRLEGSRYLFGDRPTEADWRLFTTLARFDAVYVGHFKCNIRRIEDYRNLSGYLRDLYQVPGVAETTNLAHIKTHYYRSHRAINPTGIVPVGPDLDLDRPHARERLAKAA; from the coding sequence ATGGGCATGTTGGTTGACGGCGTCTGGCATGACATCTGGTACGACACCAAGGAAACCAAGGGTCATTTCAAGCGCGCAGCTTCGCAGTTTCGCAACTGGGTCACCGCAGATGGCGCGCCCGGTCCGAGCGGCACGGGCGGCTTCAAGGCCGAAGCGAGCCGCTATCATCTCTATGTGTCGCTCGCCTGCCCATGGGCGCACCGCACCTTGATCTTCCGCAAGCTGAAGAAGCTCGAAAACCTGATCTCTGTTTCCATCGTCGACCCGCTAATGCTGGAAAACGGCTGGGAGTTCAAAGGCCGGGATGGTGGGACTGTCGATCACCTCCTCGGCGCAAAGGCGCTCTGGGAAGTCTACGTCAAGGCCGATCCGCATTATTCCGGCCGTGTTACCGTTCCCGTCCTTTGGGATAAGCAGACCGGCACGATCGTCAACAACGAATCCGCCGAAATCATCCGCATGTTCAACAGCGCCTTCGATGGATTGACGGGCTCGAAGAGTGATTTCTATCCGATGGATCTTCGCAGCGACATCGATGCTTTGAACGATATCGTCTACGACACGGTCAACAACGGCGTCTACAAATCTGGTTTCGCCACCACACAGGAAGCCTACGAGGAAAATGTCCGACGCCTGTTCGAAACCCTCGACATGCTCGACAAGCGCTTAGAAGGAAGCCGCTACCTCTTCGGCGACCGGCCGACCGAGGCCGACTGGCGGCTGTTCACCACGCTCGCCCGCTTCGACGCCGTCTATGTCGGCCACTTCAAATGCAATATTCGCCGCATCGAGGATTATCGCAATCTCTCGGGCTATCTGCGTGACCTCTACCAGGTCCCCGGCGTCGCCGAGACGACCAATCTTGCGCACATCAAGACCCACTATTATCGCAGCCACAGGGCGATCAACCCCACCGGAATCGTCCCCGTAGGTCCCGACCTCGATCTCGACCGCCCGCATGCACGCGAACGGCTGGCAAAGGCAGCTTGA
- a CDS encoding cupin domain-containing protein: MKSIFLGLFVSATVCLLGTMSVAADNTAHVTSLMKKDLPNYPGKEGLMISVEYGPGGSDPIHKHDANAFVYVLEGSIVMQVKGEKEVTLSPGETFYEGPSDIHVVSRNASKTKPAKFIVVLLKNKDAPTVIPVK, encoded by the coding sequence ATGAAGTCAATTTTTCTAGGACTATTTGTGTCGGCTACGGTTTGCCTCCTCGGCACGATGTCGGTTGCCGCTGACAACACTGCGCACGTCACATCGCTCATGAAAAAGGACCTTCCAAATTATCCTGGCAAGGAGGGGCTGATGATATCGGTCGAGTATGGGCCAGGAGGTTCCGATCCTATTCACAAACATGACGCAAATGCATTCGTCTATGTTCTGGAAGGCTCGATCGTGATGCAGGTCAAGGGGGAAAAAGAAGTCACCCTGTCGCCTGGCGAGACCTTCTATGAAGGTCCGTCCGACATTCACGTGGTCAGCCGCAACGCAAGCAAGACCAAACCCGCAAAATTCATCGTTGTGCTGCTCAAGAACAAGGATGCTCCGACTGTCATACCCGTGAAATGA
- a CDS encoding nitroreductase — MDVYEAVKSRRAVRKFTDRDIPKAVLERVLLAAAWAPSGSNIQPWNTYVMTGEPLAELKKRAGKRVAAGDPWDEREYEMYPHTLKSPYRERRSAFGHERYHALGIADGDWEASQRAASANWNCFGAPAALFCYIDRDLGVPQWADVGMYLQTVMLLLRGEGLHSCTQMAWSVYRKTVAEILSPREGLILFCGMSIGYEDVTEPYARTGRAPLDETVTFVDSTSQRWAQTVRDDALLGV, encoded by the coding sequence ATGGACGTATATGAGGCGGTCAAGAGTCGACGGGCGGTGCGCAAGTTCACCGACCGGGATATCCCGAAGGCGGTGCTGGAGCGTGTGCTGCTTGCCGCGGCTTGGGCCCCTTCCGGATCGAACATCCAGCCATGGAACACCTACGTAATGACCGGAGAGCCGCTTGCCGAGCTCAAGAAGCGCGCGGGGAAACGCGTGGCGGCAGGCGACCCCTGGGACGAGCGGGAATACGAAATGTACCCGCACACACTGAAGTCTCCGTACCGCGAGCGTCGCTCTGCCTTCGGCCATGAACGCTACCATGCGCTCGGCATTGCGGACGGCGACTGGGAGGCAAGTCAGAGAGCTGCTTCCGCAAATTGGAATTGTTTCGGCGCGCCCGCCGCCCTGTTCTGCTATATCGACCGCGACTTGGGTGTACCCCAATGGGCCGATGTCGGCATGTACCTTCAGACCGTCATGCTGCTGCTGCGCGGCGAGGGGTTGCACAGTTGCACCCAAATGGCGTGGTCGGTGTACCGCAAGACCGTCGCGGAGATCCTGTCACCGCGCGAAGGGCTCATCCTGTTCTGCGGCATGTCGATTGGGTACGAGGACGTCACTGAGCCTTACGCCCGCACCGGCCGGGCGCCGCTCGATGAAACCGTCACGTTCGTCGATTCGACTTCGCAACGATGGGCGCAAACAGTGCGAGACGATGCATTGCTGGGTGTATGA
- a CDS encoding RNA polymerase sigma factor — protein sequence MPTPVAAIDIRRDLVGLLPKLRRFALTLAGDLTDADELVQSVCQRGIAKFHLWNNDGRLESWLYTMARHQWVDEARRHRLRSATKGGALEQGELAAPGMRANPVEASEAHQMVTSLPEGLASVFLLVDVEGHSYKQTADILGISVSTVASRLSGARLRLATQGHSRSPRRF from the coding sequence ATGCCTACGCCGGTAGCCGCCATCGACATCAGACGAGATCTGGTCGGCCTTCTGCCGAAGCTCCGGCGCTTCGCCTTGACACTGGCCGGCGATCTGACCGACGCCGACGAACTCGTGCAGAGCGTTTGCCAACGCGGCATTGCGAAATTCCATCTGTGGAACAATGACGGCCGGCTCGAAAGCTGGCTCTACACCATGGCCCGCCATCAATGGGTGGATGAGGCCCGACGCCATCGGCTGCGGTCTGCCACCAAGGGTGGCGCGCTGGAACAAGGCGAACTGGCAGCGCCGGGCATGCGCGCCAATCCGGTCGAAGCAAGCGAAGCGCATCAGATGGTCACATCTTTGCCCGAAGGACTTGCCAGTGTCTTCCTGCTCGTCGATGTCGAAGGGCATAGCTACAAGCAGACGGCCGACATTCTTGGCATTTCCGTGTCGACGGTAGCGTCCCGGCTTTCCGGTGCCCGCCTTCGCCTCGCTACTCAAGGTCACAGCCGCTCGCCGCGAAGGTTTTAG
- a CDS encoding anti-sigma factor, which produces MPLETRLSAFMDGETSREEKEELERLIASDPEARRIFDELKHGSDVGRKAFDEVLKEPVPLALVRSIKSAQAPKAREPAPRLSRPSLKLAPTGRQALAAALILFVVGGGIGYLVGMQPSGAPAAAPASPAPNRTWLDDIAAYHRIYAHQPRHIVEVQATEVDEISKWLTGTVGVKFNIPDLAADGLVFQGARMFIANGKPVGQLIYKDLDGDVVAICFMKDEGAAGDGNFDETIKDDVSIVSWHRSGTAYAVVSPSSDAMLDQIADRVSSEI; this is translated from the coding sequence ATGCCGCTCGAAACTCGCCTGTCCGCCTTTATGGACGGCGAGACGAGTCGCGAGGAGAAGGAGGAGCTGGAACGGCTCATAGCCTCCGATCCGGAAGCGCGGCGGATTTTCGATGAGCTGAAGCACGGTTCCGATGTCGGCCGCAAGGCTTTTGACGAGGTGCTGAAGGAACCGGTGCCGCTGGCGCTGGTACGCTCCATCAAAAGCGCGCAGGCACCGAAGGCGCGTGAGCCCGCCCCTCGCCTTTCCCGGCCATCCCTGAAGCTTGCTCCGACCGGTCGCCAGGCGCTCGCCGCAGCCCTTATCCTCTTCGTGGTCGGCGGCGGCATCGGCTATCTCGTCGGCATGCAGCCGTCCGGCGCACCCGCTGCGGCCCCGGCCTCACCGGCGCCGAACCGCACATGGCTCGACGATATCGCCGCCTATCACCGCATCTATGCGCATCAACCCCGCCATATCGTCGAAGTACAGGCAACCGAGGTCGACGAGATCAGCAAATGGCTGACGGGCACTGTGGGCGTGAAATTCAATATACCGGATCTTGCCGCCGACGGGTTGGTCTTCCAAGGCGCACGCATGTTCATTGCCAACGGCAAACCGGTCGGCCAGTTGATCTATAAAGACCTCGACGGCGATGTCGTCGCCATCTGTTTCATGAAGGATGAAGGCGCCGCCGGCGACGGCAATTTTGACGAGACCATCAAGGATGACGTGAGCATCGTATCCTGGCATCGCAGCGGTACCGCTTATGCCGTCGTGAGCCCCTCCTCCGACGCGATGCTCGACCAGATCGCTGACCGGGTATCGTCGGAAATTTGA
- a CDS encoding ABC transporter ATP-binding protein codes for MFRRFEKLVDPFQYYDDLNPPSDSWRYLKSNLRPFRFVMGMSLALTVIGAAIEIWLIGYTSQLVDILAAARPDQLWASHGAELLAAAALVLIGRPLAGYIRESLDDIAFRPNAETLFRWRAHRHVLRQSVGWFRQDFSGRIASQVRDIGNSATGAAYAVLHTLSFVTIYVAGSLWLMASIDLRLIWPLLVWICCYLGLMAFVIPRLRRASEEFQGAYASLTGMLVDTYANIDVIKLFANAAEEDREERERFAAARRKFVRVQKLEVMVNSSMLFLGSFLIVGLVGYAVILWQAGSAPLGLIAASLALSFRITGMAEWMLDAVSSLFGHLGAMRQSLLTVAQPLAITDEPDARQLIVNGGAITFNSVTHHYGKGNGGLDGVSLQIAPGEKVGLVGRSGTGKSTLVNLLLRFFDPEAGSIEIDGQNIRGIAQESLRRQIGMVTQDAALLHRPVRDNITHGDPRFSDSAIAAAADKAAASGFIAALRDHEGHTGYDAHVGERGVQLSGGQRQRIALARAILKDAPILVLDEATSALDSEVEAAIQDTLYGVMDGKTVIAIAHRLSTIARMDRIVVLDEGRIVEDGSHDDLLAQNGIYAALWAHQSGGFIGDDV; via the coding sequence ATGTTTCGTCGCTTTGAAAAGCTCGTCGATCCATTCCAGTATTATGATGATCTGAACCCGCCGTCGGATTCATGGCGGTATCTTAAAAGCAACCTGCGCCCGTTCCGCTTCGTCATGGGAATGAGCCTTGCCCTGACCGTCATCGGTGCGGCGATCGAGATCTGGCTCATCGGCTATACCAGCCAGCTCGTGGACATTCTCGCGGCCGCTCGCCCGGATCAACTTTGGGCGTCCCACGGCGCCGAATTGCTGGCCGCCGCCGCCCTTGTGCTGATCGGGCGGCCGCTCGCCGGCTATATCAGGGAAAGCCTCGACGACATCGCGTTTCGGCCGAATGCTGAGACCCTGTTCCGCTGGCGGGCTCATCGCCACGTCCTGCGGCAATCCGTCGGCTGGTTCCGCCAGGACTTTTCCGGACGCATCGCCAGCCAGGTGCGCGACATCGGCAATTCCGCGACCGGAGCAGCCTATGCGGTGCTGCACACGCTATCCTTCGTCACGATCTATGTCGCCGGCTCGCTATGGCTCATGGCTTCGATCGATCTGCGTCTCATCTGGCCGTTGCTCGTCTGGATCTGCTGCTACCTGGGTCTGATGGCATTTGTCATACCGCGGCTCCGCCGGGCGTCCGAGGAGTTTCAAGGCGCCTATGCCTCCCTGACGGGCATGCTGGTCGATACCTACGCCAATATCGATGTCATAAAGCTCTTTGCCAATGCGGCCGAAGAAGACCGTGAAGAGCGGGAGCGCTTCGCCGCTGCCCGCAGGAAGTTTGTGCGCGTGCAAAAGCTCGAAGTCATGGTGAATTCGAGCATGCTGTTCCTGGGCAGCTTTCTTATCGTCGGCCTGGTCGGCTATGCCGTCATCCTTTGGCAGGCCGGCAGCGCGCCGCTCGGCCTGATTGCTGCTTCGCTCGCCTTGAGCTTCCGCATCACCGGCATGGCGGAATGGATGCTCGACGCCGTCTCGTCGCTGTTCGGCCATCTCGGCGCTATGCGGCAATCGCTGCTGACTGTGGCACAGCCGCTCGCCATTACGGATGAACCCGATGCCCGCCAGCTCATAGTCAACGGCGGCGCCATCACCTTCAACTCCGTGACGCATCATTACGGCAAGGGCAATGGCGGTCTGGACGGCGTTTCGCTGCAGATCGCACCCGGCGAAAAGGTCGGCCTTGTTGGCCGCTCCGGCACCGGCAAGTCGACACTTGTCAATCTGCTGCTGCGGTTCTTCGATCCGGAAGCAGGCTCCATCGAGATCGACGGACAGAATATCCGCGGGATCGCCCAGGAGAGCCTGCGCAGACAGATCGGCATGGTGACCCAGGACGCTGCCCTGCTCCACCGCCCGGTTCGCGACAACATCACCCATGGCGACCCCCGCTTCTCCGACAGCGCGATCGCAGCGGCGGCGGACAAGGCAGCCGCAAGCGGCTTCATCGCAGCTCTCCGGGATCATGAAGGCCACACCGGCTACGACGCCCATGTCGGCGAGCGTGGCGTCCAGCTATCGGGCGGACAGAGGCAACGCATCGCGCTTGCCCGCGCCATCCTGAAGGACGCGCCGATCCTGGTGCTCGACGAGGCGACGTCGGCTCTCGACTCGGAGGTGGAGGCCGCCATCCAGGATACGCTCTATGGTGTCATGGATGGCAAAACTGTCATCGCGATCGCCCACCGCCTGTCGACCATCGCCCGCATGGATCGCATCGTCGTCCTCGATGAAGGGCGGATCGTCGAAGACGGTAGCCACGACGATCTGCTCGCGCAAAACGGCATCTATGCCGCATTGTGGGCACACCAATCCGGCGGCTTCATCGGCGACGATGTCTAA
- a CDS encoding GNAT family N-acetyltransferase → MPQLDVTDTPSESELAAIGEGLTAFNAADVGPSRRRALAVLIRDESGKTIGGISGYTAWGWLFTAWLFVPETLRGQGMAGKLLEAAETEAIARGCQGAWIDTFNPQALRAYQRQGYTIFGELPEFPIGRSRYFLQKKLSPR, encoded by the coding sequence ATGCCGCAACTCGATGTGACCGATACCCCGTCAGAAAGCGAACTTGCGGCAATCGGCGAAGGATTGACGGCCTTCAACGCCGCCGATGTCGGCCCTTCCAGGCGCCGCGCGCTCGCCGTCCTGATCCGCGACGAAAGCGGCAAGACCATAGGCGGCATCTCGGGCTATACGGCCTGGGGCTGGCTGTTCACGGCCTGGCTGTTCGTGCCGGAAACGCTGCGCGGTCAAGGCATGGCGGGAAAGCTGCTGGAAGCAGCGGAGACGGAGGCGATCGCCCGCGGGTGCCAAGGCGCCTGGATCGACACCTTCAATCCGCAAGCGCTACGGGCTTATCAGCGGCAGGGCTACACCATCTTCGGCGAACTGCCGGAATTTCCTATCGGCCGCAGCCGTTACTTTTTGCAGAAAAAGCTATCGCCCCGCTGA
- a CDS encoding N-acetyltransferase, producing MHKHELVYLTEDASHDAVIEHINEEAFGPGRFTRAAARIREQGPHDRSLSFICADDGETIASVRMTPVLAGSVKGHLLGPLAVRPSHKNQGIGRELVRIAVEAAKRKGSEAVILVGDPPYYGPLGFEKVAYNALAFPGPVDPNRVLVVPIAADTHARLAGTIAWREADIPVAVSDEMDDDEDLPLTAIAV from the coding sequence ATGCACAAGCACGAACTGGTCTACCTCACTGAGGACGCGTCGCATGACGCTGTCATCGAACACATCAACGAAGAAGCATTCGGCCCCGGCCGGTTCACCCGCGCCGCAGCGCGGATTCGCGAGCAGGGGCCGCATGACCGCTCGCTCTCCTTCATCTGCGCCGATGACGGCGAGACGATCGCTTCCGTCCGGATGACGCCGGTGCTGGCCGGTTCGGTCAAGGGGCATCTGCTCGGACCGCTCGCCGTCCGGCCCTCGCACAAGAACCAGGGTATCGGCCGCGAACTCGTGCGGATCGCCGTCGAAGCCGCCAAACGCAAGGGGTCGGAAGCCGTGATCCTGGTGGGCGATCCGCCCTATTACGGTCCGCTCGGCTTCGAGAAGGTCGCTTACAATGCGCTCGCCTTTCCGGGGCCGGTCGATCCCAACCGGGTTCTCGTCGTGCCGATCGCCGCCGATACGCATGCGCGACTGGCGGGCACGATCGCCTGGCGTGAGGCGGATATCCCGGTTGCTGTCTCCGATGAGATGGATGACGACGAAGATTTGCCGCTGACGGCAATCGCGGTTTAA
- a CDS encoding metallophosphoesterase, with protein sequence MSHLMFKLAHISDVHLGPLPRLSIRELASKRITGFVNWHRNRRKHLFGGTLDLLLEDIKSKQADHLAVTGDLVNLASGIEIRTAAEWLKTLGDPAFTSVVPGNHDAYVPGSYEKAMRAWYPYVQGDHAPAEWQEDRRIFPYLRIRDRVALIGCSTAVATPPFAASGFYSARQARETVNMLRAAGEAGLFRVVMIHHPPIRGATSFYKRMIGIRRFAAVVSTGGAELVLHGHTHLNTLHWLRGQTGPVPVVGIASASQGPGGLKPAAAYNLFTIDGHPGAWELKAERFSLNGRGDDVEDQGVNILA encoded by the coding sequence ATGTCTCATCTCATGTTCAAGCTCGCGCATATTTCCGACGTTCACCTGGGCCCCTTGCCACGGCTTTCGATCAGAGAACTGGCCTCCAAACGCATTACCGGATTTGTGAACTGGCACCGGAACCGGCGCAAGCATCTTTTTGGCGGGACGCTCGATCTTCTGCTCGAGGACATCAAGTCGAAGCAGGCCGATCATCTTGCCGTGACCGGCGATCTCGTCAATCTCGCCAGCGGCATCGAGATCCGCACCGCCGCGGAATGGCTGAAGACGCTTGGTGATCCTGCCTTCACCTCCGTCGTGCCCGGCAACCACGATGCCTATGTGCCCGGCTCCTACGAAAAGGCCATGCGCGCCTGGTATCCTTATGTCCAGGGCGACCATGCGCCTGCCGAATGGCAGGAAGACCGGCGCATTTTCCCCTATTTGCGTATTCGCGACCGTGTCGCGTTGATCGGCTGCTCGACGGCAGTGGCAACGCCTCCCTTTGCGGCCAGCGGCTTCTATTCGGCCCGGCAGGCGCGCGAAACGGTGAATATGCTGCGCGCCGCCGGCGAGGCCGGCCTTTTTCGCGTGGTGATGATCCACCACCCGCCGATCCGCGGCGCCACCAGCTTCTATAAGCGCATGATCGGCATACGCCGTTTTGCCGCCGTCGTCTCGACAGGCGGCGCCGAACTGGTCCTGCATGGCCACACGCATCTCAACACGCTGCATTGGCTGAGGGGGCAAACCGGCCCGGTGCCGGTCGTCGGTATTGCATCGGCCTCGCAAGGTCCCGGCGGGCTGAAGCCGGCCGCTGCCTACAATCTCTTCACCATTGATGGCCATCCTGGCGCCTGGGAGCTCAAGGCCGAGCGCTTCAGTCTCAATGGCCGGGGTGACGATGTAGAGGACCAAGGCGTCAATATCCTGGCGTGA
- the leuA gene encoding 2-isopropylmalate synthase, with protein sequence MDANSHSPKGMPEAAVKYRAYPQINIPDRTWPSKTITKAPIWCSVDLRDGNQALVDPMGHDRKARMFHLLLEMGFKEIEIGFPSASQTDFDFARWCIEHGNVPADVSLQVLVQCRPELITRTFEALEGANKPIVHFYNSTSELQRRVVFAKDVKGIKEIAVDAAKMITDMAAKAGGGYRFEYSPESFTGTELEVALEICNAVIEVVKPTPDNKLIINLPSTVEMATPNIYADQIEWMCRNLDNRENLIISLHPHNDRGTGIAAAELALMAGADRVEGTLFGNGERTGNVDVVTMALNMFTQGVDPELDCSNIERMKEVFEYSNQMAISERHPYVGELVYTAFSGSHQDAINKGMKAAKVANHPVWEVPYLPIDPQDVGRTYEAIIRINSQSGKGGIAYILQQDYGLNLPRNLQVEYREEIQRITDEEGKELPSRRIYDHFIERYVTQSDARIRFVDHHTFADPAHKGERIVAAEITDNGEVKRIEGRGNGPIDGFINALSIYLGIPMSVEDYSEHSLQHGSNAAAISYVETSYPGGKLFGAGINTNIVAASLEAIVSAANRVLDIQAKKG encoded by the coding sequence ATGGACGCGAACAGCCATTCCCCCAAAGGCATGCCCGAGGCAGCGGTGAAATACCGCGCTTACCCGCAGATCAATATTCCCGATCGAACCTGGCCTTCGAAAACCATCACCAAGGCGCCGATCTGGTGCTCCGTCGATTTGCGCGATGGCAACCAGGCGCTGGTCGACCCGATGGGCCACGACCGCAAGGCGCGCATGTTCCATCTGTTGCTGGAGATGGGATTCAAGGAAATCGAGATCGGTTTCCCGTCGGCATCGCAGACCGATTTTGATTTCGCCCGCTGGTGCATCGAGCACGGCAATGTGCCGGCCGACGTGTCGCTGCAGGTTCTCGTGCAGTGCCGCCCTGAGCTGATCACCCGCACCTTCGAGGCCCTCGAAGGCGCGAACAAGCCGATCGTGCATTTCTACAATTCCACCAGCGAATTGCAGCGCCGCGTGGTGTTCGCCAAGGATGTGAAGGGCATCAAGGAGATCGCGGTCGATGCGGCCAAGATGATCACCGACATGGCGGCCAAAGCGGGCGGGGGCTATCGCTTCGAATATTCACCGGAAAGCTTTACCGGCACCGAACTGGAAGTGGCGCTGGAAATCTGCAACGCCGTCATCGAGGTGGTGAAGCCGACGCCGGACAACAAACTGATTATCAACCTGCCGTCGACCGTCGAAATGGCAACACCGAACATCTATGCCGACCAGATCGAGTGGATGTGCCGCAATCTCGACAACCGCGAAAATCTGATCATCTCGTTGCATCCGCACAATGACCGCGGCACCGGTATTGCCGCTGCCGAACTGGCCCTGATGGCCGGCGCCGACCGTGTTGAAGGTACGCTGTTCGGCAATGGCGAGCGCACCGGCAATGTCGATGTCGTCACCATGGCGCTGAACATGTTCACGCAGGGCGTCGATCCCGAGCTCGATTGCTCGAACATCGAGCGCATGAAGGAAGTCTTCGAATATTCCAATCAGATGGCGATCAGCGAGCGTCACCCTTATGTCGGCGAGCTGGTCTACACCGCCTTTTCCGGCTCGCACCAGGATGCGATCAACAAGGGCATGAAGGCGGCGAAGGTCGCCAACCATCCGGTTTGGGAAGTGCCGTATCTGCCGATTGATCCGCAGGATGTCGGCCGTACCTACGAGGCGATTATCCGCATCAACTCGCAGTCGGGCAAGGGCGGCATCGCCTATATCCTGCAACAGGATTACGGGCTCAACCTGCCGCGCAATCTGCAGGTGGAATATCGCGAGGAGATCCAGCGCATCACCGATGAAGAGGGCAAGGAGCTGCCGTCGAGGCGCATCTACGATCACTTCATCGAACGTTACGTGACGCAGTCCGACGCTCGCATCCGCTTCGTCGATCACCACACCTTCGCCGATCCCGCGCATAAGGGCGAGCGTATCGTCGCGGCGGAGATCACCGACAATGGCGAGGTGAAGCGCATCGAAGGCCGCGGCAACGGCCCGATCGACGGCTTCATCAATGCCCTCTCGATCTATCTCGGCATTCCGATGTCGGTCGAGGATTATTCCGAGCATTCGCTGCAGCACGGCTCCAATGCCGCGGCAATCTCCTATGTCGAGACCTCCTATCCCGGCGGCAAGCTCTTCGGTGCAGGGATCAATACCAACATCGTCGCCGCTTCTCTCGAGGCGATCGTCTCGGCGGCGAACCGCGTGCTCGATATTCAGGCGAAAAAGGGCTGA
- a CDS encoding NUDIX domain-containing protein has product MKDSNAPDEARNWRAKLFGRMLHSYFVLTRSMTMGVRAACFDREGRIFLVRHSYVAGWHMPGGGVERHETVEQALAKELREEGNLVISGRPQLFHVYFNNHISKRDHVVFYRVEVEQTVPRKPNLEIVESGFFSLDALPPGTTKATYRRLKELEGDAPPSNYW; this is encoded by the coding sequence ATGAAGGACAGCAATGCTCCCGACGAAGCCCGCAATTGGCGGGCCAAGCTGTTCGGCAGAATGCTGCACAGCTATTTCGTGCTCACCCGCAGCATGACCATGGGCGTGCGTGCGGCCTGTTTCGACAGGGAGGGACGGATTTTCCTGGTGCGGCATTCCTATGTCGCCGGCTGGCACATGCCGGGCGGCGGTGTCGAGCGCCACGAGACAGTGGAGCAGGCGCTGGCGAAGGAATTGCGGGAAGAGGGCAATCTGGTGATATCGGGCCGGCCCCAGCTCTTCCACGTCTATTTCAACAACCACATCAGCAAGCGCGATCACGTCGTCTTCTACCGTGTAGAGGTCGAGCAGACCGTGCCGCGCAAGCCGAATCTCGAGATCGTCGAAAGCGGCTTCTTCTCGCTCGACGCCTTGCCGCCGGGGACGACCAAGGCAACCTATCGGCGGCTGAAGGAGCTGGAGGGCGACGCGCCGCCCTCGAACTATTGGTAG